The sequence TTCCCAGTGTGTTTGATTTTCTGGTTCTGATCTATTGCCTGCCTATTTCGTTATGTCTTTTGCCTGCCGTTTtctaataaagatctgcattatGGATTCTGATCCTGCTGCCTCGAGTGCATCCTttcacttatacacacaaatGATTAATTGATTTGTGCAACATAAATACTGAAACAAGTTTCATGTCTGGAGTATGTCTATTTCCATTCATGCCcgtgggaaaaaaacacacttcaatgctccagcgcacatagggtgaaaggcaggggtacaccctggacaggtcgccagtccatcgcagggccacatatagacgaacaaccacacacacacgcacacacacacacactcattcctatgggcaatttagaatttagCACATAAATCATATAACTTAATGTGCTTTAACAGTAAACTGTTTTCTGTTAAAGCTGAAACATACATAATTTAATCAGCAGTGTGAGAGCCCAAAACTCAGTGCAAGTTATGATGTCATTAAATCAGTTTATAACACCcactcacatgtaaacacatgTTTATATTAGTCATTTTCATAGAAATGGTTAAAAAACTATAAATTAAGTGACGTTTCTTATCTTTTACCTGATAatacttgtgtgttgtgttctgttagagtgagagagagagagagagagagagagagagagagagagagagagagaatactaTTTGCCTGGCTGATCAGAATTGTTGAATTTCTTTAGCGAATAATATACAAATAACCTTGTAAATTAAAACAATGTTTATACATCagcatctttttcttttcttttttttatctaaaatgGAAGAGTAACTGAAAAACTGCTCACATCAAAGCTGCATGGATTGTACAATTTGTATCATCAGTAGTAAAAATATAACTCAAATGCAGTCACTTATCAAGTGAAAGTTAGATTCGAAAAATTAATATGTAACAAATGTTTGTTTATCCAATCTAACCTTTACTCACCCATATTaacaaagatttatttttaatacctGTCAATGTATAATGGCATTTTAATACACACAAAATTTGAGATACTGTAATGCAAAATCTCTTAGCTCTTATGTTTAATGCATTTCTACAAGACACACTCTCCTACCCAAAGGCTTATCCATACAAGCCCAAAGCACTTTATCTTAatttctctttattattattagcatatcATAACCAAATTTAAAGCTCTGATATGATCATGAGCCCcagggtctcacacacacacacacagtttaagaGACTTAAAGAATAAATAGGTTGCTCTAATGATGGAAACATCATGTATAATCTCAGTATTTTGCTGAATTTGGCCAGAAGTCTATTTAAAAGCTGATTAGGAACAGTGATGCCCATAGTGAAGGCTTCAAATGTATCAGACCATGAACATTTCAAACAGGAAAGAGTTGTTTGCCTTCTCTTCctgttatttgttttatatgatACATAGCTACATGACAAGCAAAGCAGACAGTTGTGTAGGACTGCAATCACTAAGAAAGCCTGCAAAAGATTAGACCGGTTACTTGGAAATGTCAAATGttaaaatacagaaacattCAGAAGTGTTAAACGTGGATATTCATTTTAGGAGGTCAAAAATTTTGGTGCTTTCTTGAACCTAAAATGTGGACTGTTATCCCATTTTTGCAAGAAGATATGAAATCTAAACTGATCAGGTATAATATTATGAGCAGGGACAGGTTAAGTGAATAACaccgattatctcctcatcatggcacctgttagtaggtgggatatattaggcatcaagtgaacatttcctcaaagttgatgtgttaggagcagcgagtttgacaagggccaaattttgatggctagTCGACTGGATcatagcatctccaaaacagcggctcttgtggggtgttcccggtctgcagtggtcagtatctatcaaacgtggtccaaggaaggaacagaggtgaaccaatgacagggtcatgggcagccaaagctcattgatgcatttGAAGAGCAAAAGTTGGCCCATGTGGtctgatctaacagacgagctactgttgttcaaattgccgaagaagttaatgctggttctgataaaaagctgtcagagtacacagtgcatcacagtttgtagCATATGAGGCTGTATAGCCACAGACCAGGCAGAGTGaaccatgctgacccctgtacaCCACCGAAAGTGCCAACAGTGGGCATGTGagtatcagaactggaccatggagcagaggaagaaggtggcctcatctgatgaatcacgttttcttttacgtagcacctggagaaatgtttaatttcactatgtactgcatcagctatatgtggttgaagcttcttgaatcttgaagacCGGGTGCGtttggggaacacatggcaccaggatgcactgtgggaaaaatgcaagctggtggaggcagtgtcatgttttgggcaatgttctgctgggaaaccttgggtcctgacatccatgtggatgttactttgacacgtaccacctacctaagcattgttgcagaccatgtacaccctttcatgaaaacagtattccctgatggctgtggcctcatTCCGCAGGATACtccaccgtgccacaaagcaaaaatggttcaggaatggtttgatgatcacAACAAGAAGTTTGAtttgttgacttggcctccaaattccccagatctcagtccagtcgagcatctgtgggatgtgctggacaaacaagtctgatccatggaggccccacctcgcaacttacaggacttaaaggatctgctgctcaCATCTTGAAACATGAAATTGTTATGGGAGATATATTTCCCTCTACAGAACAGCGAACTATACAGTCAACTACTTTCTGCAGCCATTTTGATTTGATGTCACTTGTTAAATTGTGATTAAGCTTGCACTAGAATCCTAAGTTAGAGTATGCTGAAGAGTCTATGAAGACTAAGAGTCTATGTACACAATGTTTAAATTTAACAGCTGAACTGATGACACTGAATTTTAAACAATCATTTTGTCTTTGGAAGAACAGAAAAAGGCTGACCCAAGACTGTTTTCTGAGTCCCTATACGTACTGCATGTATAACAACAAACTCTGCTCAGGAgacatggttattaattataaaacatACCTTGATCTTTCAGTTACCTTTAATATGGTCTGTTTTTAACCCAAGCCCTTATTGCATATTCCTttcttcttttacttttatgtAATTCTTGCTTGTATACTGCCAGAGCGCCCTTTCATTTAGATTTTCTCTGAATCAATGCTTGTCAGATGTCTGATTTTTATAACATGTGCATCTGATAAGTCTGCTGTGATAATGTGCACTTTGTGTAAGAGGGCACTGGTGTACTGTATAGTGACAAGGCCAAAGTGTAAGCtgaccatttttccattttactAGCTTTTCatcaaaaacaacattaaaatattttttaaatcactaaaacagttcaaataaaatgtatggCTCACAATTTTTGGAAACACAACAGTGGATATTTTGTTGTAGTTATGCAGTTGACAGATAATACCTGCCACTTTTGTAGATACATCTACCTTGTTTTTACACTTACTGGTCTTTTTATATAAGATCTGTTAATACAGTAGACCACTTTGTACATATAATATTACTGTAGTCTGTTATGCAGATTTTATCAGTCCAGTCCTTATTTTGGTGATAAACCAATTAACTGTGTTGATATTGGTATAAGACCAGCAATTGGGATGTTTTAAAATGATGAGTCCAAGTCCAGTCCTCAATTCAACATGTGGTCTCGCTACAGCTTACTAAATCATTcacaggatttttatttgtgGAGAATTACCATTTTCAAGTGACAATTACTGAGTAGAACTCATTGTAGTTAATGCAAATGTCTAGAGCACACTATGCTATGAAGGTCAAACtatataatgaaaaaaagatttatttctcTTCTGCAAGTCGATGAGAGCAAAAATCAGCATCACCCCTCCTGCCAGACCCAGCCAGTAGAGTACTGTAGAAATTTTGTTCTCTGGAATGGGGCGTGTCTTGAATGGCTGGGTTACACGGTCCCACTGGGTGAGGATGGCCTGACGAGCTCCATCCCAGCGACCCGGCCCAATCAGCCGAAACTGGTACGGTGTGCAGGGACCGAACAAAACTCTAAACCACAAACCAGGATCAGTCAAGAACAACCACAAGAGATTGGGACGCACACCGATTTCCTGTGCGATGGAATCCAAGTAAGGGATATAGTCCACCTCGAGAGCAGCTTTCTGTGGACAAGAGTATCTATGAAATATTAAAAGgcagggaaaaaagaaaatgagaaatagATGAGACAACAAACATCTTAAAATATAGAGATACATGTAGATAAAAACACCAATTCACCTTTTCATATTTGCCTTCCAGTCTTTCTCTGTGATCTTGTGCATTACTGATACAGGAGGAAGTTGGTTTAAAccttgagggaaaaaattaacaTGTTTTAAGATCTTTTGTCTTTTTCCAGACATTCAGGAGTCACAAACATTATGAATATATTACTAATAACTGACTAacaatgtattaattaataaattaattttctcACTCAAGCTATCAGTCTATCTGCTAAGTACTTATAAACAATTTGGCACTATTACTAGCCAGTGACCTCCATAAGTCATTGTTCTTGTTTCCAAACAGTAAGAAGCAGCTACATGACCACTGCCCCACTATATTCACAGGTAATTATGCTAAAGGCTGAGATGATAAAGCATCTGCATTAATTGAAGTTGATTTTTAAGAATACTGCCATCTTTTGGcagtgttttattacattttcttccTGCTCTGTAATACCTGCAAAGACTCGAGTGGCCCATCGTGCCTGCATTTCCATTATAGGCATTATGGGTCCCTGTGCGTAGATTAATCCTATAAAGGCAAGTGTGGGGCGTTCTAGGGACAGAGGGAAGACTCTCTTGTAGAGGCTCACTTTCCCCACAGGGTCGCTGTTCTGTGAGGGGAGTAAGAATGGGAAGCTTGCCTTGTATCCTGTACAGAAAACAACTGCATCTATCCCTTCAACTGCCTCATTATCAAATATAACGGTCGAGCCTCTGAACTCTCGCACATTTGGTTTCACTTGCAGAGCCCCCTGAAGGATGCGTCCTGGTAGGTCATCATTAATGGTGGGATGTTGGCTGAGTATCCTACAAGAGAATAGATGAGCAAGATGCCATTAAAGGAATGCTTTacttaatttttatttagttttgttcCACTGCACCTGTGTCTGGGCTGCAGTCCATACAGCCTGTGGTTATATTTCTGATTGTAAGATCTCTCCACTGCCCAGTTGAGCAGAGCTTGAGGAAACACTTTCAGCAGAAGGGCGTTCAGACGTGTAATTAAGTTCATGTCCAAAGGCAGACCACCAGTAGACATACGGCCCACAACCCATGTTCCTTCACGCATGCTCAGAAAAGTCTTTGAGGTAAAAAATATACAGGaaacaaaatgttaaattaaatcTGGAATGGTTGCATTTGTAGGTACAATATAAGAAAAGTCCTAACATACTTCTAGAAGTAAACAGATAGGCCAAAACATTAAGAGAAACATGCTGTTGATCACCCACATGATGTCCAGATGAGTGCTTGGACCCAGGGTTTCTCTGATCATATGGGCTCTGCCAGCTTCTTTTCAtctcatagtgcatcctggtgccatcacTTCCCCAGGTAAATGGGGATGTTTAGATTATGTGAAAGGAAATGGGACTCAGATGAGACCACATTCTTCTATTGCTCCTTCCATTGCTTCTAACTTTCATACACATTCTATCTGCTTTTGACTGAGGACAGAGGGTAGCATGAGCATTCTGTCTGGTCTCTGTGACTAGGCAGCCCCATACGCATGTGACACTAACGCATTAAAACATTGTTGCCCTTTTAACGCTGGCTCCCTGGGCCGTTTGTAGATTGTCCCTCCTTAGATCGCTGTCAGTAGGTACTCACTACTGCTGACCAGAAACATTCTATAAGCCTTGGAATTTAAGAGATGCTCCAGCCCAGCTGTCTGTCCATAATGGTTTGCATTATTATGAGAATGTTCAATGTAACAATCTTTTTTCATCTTAATGTTTTGGCtaatcaaaaaaaaattttgtctGTGGATAGTTTTAACCAGtttcttgtagtgtgtgttgatcagagTGTGCTTACTTTTTCTGCCACTCTGCTGATCTCCACAGCAATGTCTCCACCAGAGTTACCAGTGCCAATAACCACCACCTTCTTCCTATGGAATAAATGTGGATTCTTATATTCCCAGCTGTGAAAGCACTTCCCAGGAAATG comes from Hemibagrus wyckioides isolate EC202008001 linkage group LG25, SWU_Hwy_1.0, whole genome shotgun sequence and encodes:
- the LOC131345652 gene encoding flavin-containing monooxygenase 5-like isoform X2, translated to MARRVAVIGGGTSGLTSIKCCLDEGLEPVCFESSDDIGGLWRFKETPEAERSSIYRSLVVNTSKEMMCFSDFPMPAHYPNYMHHSMMLKYLRLYAEHFDLLKYIRFQTTVLSVRQRHDFSDAGQWEVVTENRDGHRGTQVFDAVLVCSGSFTHPVTPLSAFPGIDTFPGKCFHSWEYKNPHLFHRKKVVVIGTGNSGGDIAVEISRVAEKTFLSMREGTWVVGRMSTGGLPLDMNLITRLNALLLKVFPQALLNWAVERSYNQKYNHRLYGLQPRHRILSQHPTINDDLPGRILQGALQVKPNVREFRGSTVIFDNEAVEGIDAVVFCTGYKASFPFLLPSQNSDPVGKVSLYKRVFPLSLERPTLAFIGLIYAQGPIMPIMEMQARWATRVFAGLNQLPPVSVMHKITEKDWKANMKRYSCPQKAALEVDYIPYLDSIAQEIGVRPNLLWLFLTDPGLWFRVLFGPCTPYQFRLIGPGRWDGARQAILTQWDRVTQPFKTRPIPENKISTVLYWLGLAGGVMLIFALIDLQKRNKSFFHYIV
- the LOC131345652 gene encoding flavin-containing monooxygenase 5-like isoform X1; protein product: MSKARFFSGFWQMIVIGGGTSGLTSIKCCLDEGLEPVCFESSDDIGGLWRFKETPEAERSSIYRSLVVNTSKEMMCFSDFPMPAHYPNYMHHSMMLKYLRLYAEHFDLLKYIRFQTTVLSVRQRHDFSDAGQWEVVTENRDGHRGTQVFDAVLVCSGSFTHPVTPLSAFPGIDTFPGKCFHSWEYKNPHLFHRKKVVVIGTGNSGGDIAVEISRVAEKTFLSMREGTWVVGRMSTGGLPLDMNLITRLNALLLKVFPQALLNWAVERSYNQKYNHRLYGLQPRHRILSQHPTINDDLPGRILQGALQVKPNVREFRGSTVIFDNEAVEGIDAVVFCTGYKASFPFLLPSQNSDPVGKVSLYKRVFPLSLERPTLAFIGLIYAQGPIMPIMEMQARWATRVFAGLNQLPPVSVMHKITEKDWKANMKRYSCPQKAALEVDYIPYLDSIAQEIGVRPNLLWLFLTDPGLWFRVLFGPCTPYQFRLIGPGRWDGARQAILTQWDRVTQPFKTRPIPENKISTVLYWLGLAGGVMLIFALIDLQKRNKSFFHYIV
- the LOC131345652 gene encoding flavin-containing monooxygenase 5-like isoform X3, which codes for MSKARFFSGFWQMIVIGGGTSGLTSIKCCLDEGLEPVCFESSDDIGGLWRFKETPEAERSSIYRSLVVNTSKEMMCFSDFPMPAHYPNYMHHSMMLKYLRLYAEHFDLLKYIRFQTTVLSVRQRHDFSDAGQWEVVTENRDGHRGTQVFDAVLVCSGSFTHPVTPLSAFPGIDTFPGKCFHSWEYKNPHLFHRKKVVVIGTGNSGGDIAVEISRVAEKTFLSMREGTWVVGRMSTGGLPLDMNLITRLNALLLKVFPQALLNWAVERSYNQKYNHRLYGLQPRHRILSQHPTINDDLPGRILQGALQVKPNVREFRGSTVIFDNEAVEGIDAVVFCTGYKASFPFLLPSQNSDPVGKVSLYKRVFPLSLERPTLAFIGLIYAQGPIMPIMEMQARWATRVFAGLNQLPPVSVMHKITEKDWKANMKRKLLSRWTISLTWIPSHRKSVCVPISCGCS